ttacaCAAATTATACAGTCTTAAGAGATAACATTATCCTGGcaaaaagacaaaataaagtttgagcaagtatttaagaaattacTGTAAGGCTTTTTCAGAGAGAACCCGATCTTAGTACGCGGCAGAGCGCTACACCGACACTGCGTTATTACGCCGAATTGTGTCGTACCTGTACGATCTGAACTGATActggtttggcaaaaagacgcgggttggaatcccgcctcgtgatcaattttttctattctttcaaaattttttaatttttttttcatgttctcaaacaagatatttttcatgatatcacaataataaataattttcaaatatgtgTTATATGACATTATGCTTTAGAGTTTCAGTTCCGTCAAGAAATACCAATTATAAAAACccaatagtaaaaaattacacatagCAGGTATGGAGACGATAGGCACTACATGTAAAGATATGCAAGTATGTCGGaagtcaaattaaattacatcgttattatttggatatttttttcctttactTAAGTTCATTAATTCTCTGGATTCATCTTCTTGTAACTTAGGACTATCAAAGCTATCGGTTTTAAAATAGAGTTCAATTTCTTGCAAAGTCCGTCCTCTAGTTTCTGGCAAAAAGAACCAAAAATATGCAAGACACATAAAGGCAATGAAAGCATTTAAGAGGAAAACTCCATGATGtccaataataacaaacatactaGGCGCTAATTTAATTGCCAAAAAGTTGACAATCCCAGCAAAAATTCCCATGAGAACAATGTTAAAGGTTTTGATTTCCAATGGATTTATTTCAGTATACATTGTATCTAAGACTGGGTATGGACCAACCGCTACTATAACTAAATATGAAGCGAGCAGCATTATTTTAATCCAATTCGTGATGTCATTTTTATCcggtataaaataaagcactAGTCCAAAGGTaaccaatattaaatttgcaatTATGCCCAAGGACAACAAAAGATgtctcattttaaaatttttaaaaaatatgaatgatatGCTTGCACCGAATACCGAAAAGCTGTTTGTTACcagagtaaaatataatattttagactTTCCGTTTCCAGCTCCGGTGATATCTTGAAGTATGGAAATCGCAAGAGTGTTAAATAACATTCGTCCAGCCACAACTTTATAAACGTGCATAATACAAGAAAGAATCATACATTTCCAGAAATAGCGTTGATTCAGAGCGTCGCGTATCTTTTTCAAAGCAACAGGTACAaaggttttctttttatattttttattttttctattttccgTTGAAAGCAGAAGTTTTAATTCTTCTTCGGCAGCCTTAGATGGTGTGCGTAGTGAATTGAATGCTACTTCACACTCCTCAAATCTTCCTTGTGATGCCAACCACATAGGGCTCTCTACCCAGAAAAAAGGGATGATGGCAGACAAAATTGAAGGGATAATGCCTATGAGAGCAACGTTTCTCCACTCCATAACTATACTTAAAACCTGTCCTATCATAGTCCCTGTTAGAGATGCTGCACATAGTAACATGTTAGTGGTCATCAATCTAATATTTGGAGATACATATTCACcgatattgatataattcaaGAATAACGTACACCCGAATGATATTCCAGCAAAAAATCTAGATATGTATAAAGTGGTATTATGCGTCGAAAAATAAGTCAATACCcaagataaaattaaagggATAGTCCCAATGCATACAGCTTTTTTCCTACCATAAATTTCCGTGATTAAGGCTACAATTCCAAAACCACAAAAgcatgttatattaatacttgCGGCTGAAAGA
Above is a genomic segment from Zerene cesonia ecotype Mississippi chromosome 19, Zerene_cesonia_1.1, whole genome shotgun sequence containing:
- the LOC119834300 gene encoding sugar transporter ERD6-like 15 — protein: MEVSVLRSASNIPDICPNINPSKMQLKAIPAMTRGGAEQWFALSLPTKEICPCKKAASINITCFCGFGIVALITEIYGRKKAVCIGTIPLILSWVLTYFSTHNTTLYISRFFAGISFGCTLFLNYINIGEYVSPNIRLMTTNMLLCAASLTGTMIGQVLSIVMEWRNVALIGIIPSILSAIIPFFWVESPMWLASQGRFEECEVAFNSLRTPSKAAEEELKLLLSTENRKNKKYKKKTFVPVALKKIRDALNQRYFWKFLKNNMRINFISCIPTIQIVSLVKSSSSRTSSGVDKYINIFCSA